The genome window ccatgaaagaaagaagacgtcagataacgtgagtcagttacagcttctctctctctgtctctttggttgctaatttcatctctgtgtggctgttgtgtgaatttatctccttaacaagaatgcagcagagttcacataatgtgctgtaggtagtttgctcGTTGAacttacagtgagctgtctaaTTTGTATATCAGGACACCTTGGGGTGTGTTATTGTGCTTATATTATGGCCACTtaccaaaagtttaaaaaaaaaaaaaggctgtgcTGATGTATAGCTTCAGTCAGTCATAATTTCAGTCTCTGTGTCCTTgtttgctctcctcctccttacaGCAAGCTGGATAACAATCGCAGTGTGAACTCTGGAGCCATCAGACCTCATGTTCGTGTGGAGTTCTGTCAGTATACCGGTCACATGTCCAGCTATGTGACTACAGGGTCTGTCCAGCTGTGGCCTCTGCTGAGGGACAGACTGACATCTGCCAGCGCTTGTCTGTGAGTCTCAACTGGAGTTTTTAAAGCAAACTTTGCCAAATTCTCCAATGAtggtttccagatttcatcttcaattctttccactgtaaggcagagtagcagcagtagatagctccttgcgttagccaatgcaacagttagcttgttgtagcagcctaaaggactctttatacatccatggaaggactcactctggactcactcattcatttagaattgatccagtttttaattgagtggttgttgagtcacctgttgatgttgtgtgattagtgaatgagtgtgcaggaggtctggctgctggCTTGTGACAACttcttcagtctttttttttaagctgagtcatatattgagtaataagcttaaaataactagaataacaagtgttaacatgttaGCTTTGtagattatattttgtatgagtgtataagtcatgtatttgatacatgcattaatactttctgatgtgaacctacacttttagatctgtgaatgtttttagtgttaagtctttctagtattcagcactgatctgtaaatcatgtgatatgttgtctgtttttgatgagaacagaaatctgttgtcacaatagaacaacactataaatttgaatttcactttgttggtaaaatgacacattctgaaccactccatggctaaaatgagcacttctttgtttagaaacaatatgtataaatgtatttaaagaagcagccttttcaccactcaggggtttttgtttttaaaagcaaattttattggcatataaaattgccccccacccctccaatttCATCAGATGGGGACAGTGATATAGTtcgatgcggtttgttgtaagattccatgttggttttcctcctgtcctccccagttttttgagtcaccagccgctaCTGATAAACATGGTTTGTAAGGcaaattttaataattaaatcaGTTACATTATATGGATaaacaggtgtgtttttgagtCAGAAGCTGAGACTCACCTTATAGTCCACagtgaacagcagcagctcaggtgATAAAATAAGATGAGAGCAGAGAATGATATATGATGGTTAGAAAAGTCTTTGAACTATTAAATAAGTGTGATAAACAGCTGTAGCACACAGTATGTAGTTAGTttagacaataaaaaaacagactttctCTGCCCTCATATTAGTAGCCTACAGTATTTGAGGTTACTTTCTTTCTAAGTCAAAAGCTTGTGCTCACCTGTTCTCAGCTGAGTGGCAGCAGCTCAGGTGTTAAGAGTAGGATAAGAGTAGAGACAGATAACAATGGTTAGTAAGGCAAACTTTAATGATTAAATCAGTAATATATGGATaaacaggtgtgtttttgagtCAGAAGCTGAAACTCACCTTATAGTCCACagtgaacagcagcagctgcggTGTCAGAATAAGATGAGAGTAGAGAATGATAAATAATGGTTAGAAAAGTCTGAACTATTAAATAAGTGTTATTGTTATTGAACAGCTGTAGCACACAGTATGTAGTTAGTACTTTCTCTGCCCTCATATTAGTAGTCTACAGTATTTTAGGTCACTTTCTTTCTAAGTCAAAGGCTTGTGCTCACCTGATCTCAGCTGAGTGGCAGCAGCTCAGGTGTAAAGAGTAGGATAAGAGTAGAGAAggataaaaaataattagtaAGGCAAACTTTAATGATTAAATCAGTTATATTATATGGATAAACAGGTGTGTTTCTGAGTCAGAAGCTCAGACTCACCTTTTCATCCACagtgaacagcagcagctcaggtgGTCGTGTGAAATAAGAGCAGAGAACAATAAATAATGGTtagtaaaacagacaaataatcCTTTTGATTTCTAAATAAGTGGCATTATGTATAAATAGATGTAACATAGTATGTAGCaactttacaaacacacactttatatCACAGCCTGTTCTAAGTCACTTTCTAAAAGTTTCTACTCACCTTTTTGTCCACagtgaacagcagcagctcggGTGGGCGAGTGAAAAAAGGTAAGACAAATCATTATTAGTAAGACAAGTCATCTTTGAATTATTGAGTAAGTTAATATTAAAACCTGTTCACTTTCTCTATTAGTCAGAAACTTGTACTCACCTTACACTGTGAAGGGCAAATTGagaataataaattataattagTAAGACTGACAAATAATCTTTGAATTGttaaaaagtgataaaatatgaaacataacaaataacCATTTAAACAGGAATAGCATAGTATGTATTCAGTTAAAACAGTCACATAGATTACTTTTCAAGCCTACTCTAGATCACTTTCCTTCCAATCAGAAGCTCAGACTCACCTTCTCATCCACagtgaacagcagcagctcaggtgGTCGAGTGAAATAAGAGCAGAGAACAATAAATAATGGTTAGTGAGACTGACAATTAATCTTTGAATTATTATATAAGTTGCTTTCTTTACAAGTCAGATTCTTGTACTTACCTTTTTTTGTCTATATTAAGTGAATGTACATTCACTTGATTGGAGTTTtttgctgttaaataaatggTTTCTCATAAACCTCATAAACTCCAGACTGCTCCTGTAGAGCAGGTCAGCGTGAGATGCATTAGTGGGCCTCGCTGAtttttgtttactgttgaaggaagatgtttgttttctacttGTTGTTGCAGCTTTTTCCTCCatgttctcctctctctccctgttcaGTACAGCCCTGTTCACTGCTAACTCTAGTGTCAACCTGGGGATGACCGCAGACAGCTGTGTGCTACGTTTCCAGCTGCTGCAAGTACCATTGATGAGCTTCACCGGGAGGGCATGACATGTGGAAGGTTCACGCCAGCCGCACCCAGTTCCACCCTCAACTGTGTGGACCCCAGACCAACCAGTAAGAGTCACTTGTGCTGTGACCTGGACTGATAAACAGACAAGCAGAAGGTATCTAACCTGCCAGCCGCAAAGGTTACCTTCATTAGCCCTGCCAGACGCGAAGGCTACATGCACGGGGGTCGACAGCCCTGCCAAACGCAAGAGATTTCTTTCTCTTCACCAGCCTTGCCAGACGCAAAGGTCTTCAGGATGAAAGAAAGGTCGATCCAGCCACCATGCCAAGATGTGAAGGTATCCCAAGAACAATCCCAGTGCAAGACGCTACCTGGGATGTTGACAGTCCTGCCAGATGTAAGGGCCAGCCCTAAGGATTCAAAGAGGCCAATCAAAAGACCTTGCAAACATTAAAAGATAGTACAGATAGGCTCCAGTGCAAGACGCTACTTGGGATGTCGGCAACCCTGCCAGACGCAGAGGTTACCTTACTCTTCATTAGCCCTGCCAGACGCGAAGGCTACAAGCATGGGAGTCGACAGCCCTGCAAGACGCAAgagctttctttctcttcaccaGCCTTGCCAGACGCAAAGGTCTTCAGGATGAAAGAAAGGTCGATCCAGCCGCCATGCCAAGATGTGAAGGTATCCCAAGAGCAATCCCGGTGCAAGACGCTACCTGGGATGTTGATAGCCAGACGCAAGGGCCAGTCCTACAGGTTCAAAGAGGCCAATCTAAAGACCttgtaaacattaaaaaatagtGGAGATAGGCCCCAGTGCAAGACGCTACTTGAGGTGTCGGTAACCCTGCCAGACGCAAAGGCTAGCTTGGGAATCACTGCTCCTGCCAGGCACAAAAGCCAGTGGTCAGTGGCAAAAAGGGTCCCTGCAGTCATCTTGCCAGATGTTTTGGTGTGACGCCTGAGGTGCGGTAGTGAGGAAGGGTGAATGTTTCCGGGAGGATTGTTGGCCCTTTAGCGCGTTGAGGAGTTAATCCTCGTCGCTCTCATCAGACCACCTCAGCCTTTTCGCAGGGGCTTCCTCCTCGTCACTCTCCTCCCTGCTCCTTCTTCTGGAGGAGCCAAGGCCAGAAGTTGAGGGGGCTTCTTCCAAACAGCTTGCACAACTGCAGATGTCATCGTCCTCATCAGACTCCTGTAAGAAGAGTGGTCCAATGTTCTCCACATAGCCAAGACCAAACACCTCCAGTTCAGGGATCTCAATGCCGTCCTCTTCATCCAAACCCACAACGTCGATTTCaggctcctcttcctcatcaggTCTCTCTTGCTGGTGCCAGGCAACTGGCGGCTCAGgggcagcaggaggagcagcaggcgGAGGGGGATGAGGGAAAGGATGCAGAAAACGGTAAGGGAAAGGAAGAGGAAAGGGGTGAGGGAAGGCATGAGGGAAAATGTGCAGAAAAGGGTGAGGAGCAAGCTGAGGAGCAGGCTGAGGAAAAGGGTGAATAAAATCACCCCCAGCAAAAGGGTAAAGGAAGGGATGAGGAGCAGGCTGAGGAGCAGGGTGAGGAAAAGGGTGAATAAAATCACCCCCAGCAAAAGGGTAAAGGAAGGGGTGAGGAGCAAGCTGAGGAGCAGGGTGAGGAGCAGGCTGAGGAGCAGGGTGAGGAAAGGGGTGAATAAAATCACCCCTAGCAAAAGGGTCAAGGAAAGGGTGAGGAAAAGGGTGAGGAGCAGGCTGAGGAGCAGGGAAAAGAAAAGGGTGAATAAAATCACCCCTAGCAAAAGGGTCAAGGAAAGGGTGAGCAGCAGGCTGAGGAGCAGGCTGAGGAGCAGGCTGAGGAGCAGGCTGAGGAGCAGGGTGAATAAGATCACCCCCAGCGAAAGGGTCGGCAAAAGGAACAGCAGGATGAACAGCAAGGGGAGCAAGAATGGGAAAAGCAGGAGCCCAATGTTGCAAGTCCATCCCAAAGCGTGGTGGTGGGAACTGCTggagtggaggagagggaggtcCAGCATTCCCATCTTCATCACGACCATCGTCCCTGTCGCCGCCTCCATCGTCTGGACCCAGCTGGACCTCATCCTCAGCTGCCTGAAGCCCGTCCTCTTCATACAAACCAACGACATCtatctcttcttcctcttcctggtccctggaggggagaggaggattGTCGATGACCCTGTCCTCTTCTGAAGGCCTCTCAGCATCAGGGTGTTCGGCGCTGTTGTTCGAAGGCCAAAACAAACCACCTGAGGAGggaaatagaataaaaattacagttattattttatatatcatataacattttatatttaagagGTTTTCTTTGTTGTGGCATATCTGACTGTCCGTAGCTAAATAAAGGTTTACATGATTCCAGTAATTATGATTACAATAATGAGGGACTGTCGGTGCACAACAGAGGAGAAagctctttattttattctggtCCAAAGATTGTAACACCGGTTAAATTAGCTAAGCTGACCAGtcaaaaataaagaatacatacaatgaaaaaaaatacaatgaaaaaatataatatgtGTAACACTGCTGGGCTTCCAAAAAGATTATCATTGTTAAGTGCAcataatcatcttttttttataactgtTGAAAAGGAGGTCACTACTGGAGATTGCACAGAAATGCGTGCGTCATTACGCACACCTAACCGTGTGTGTCTTGATTAAATCATGTTCAACTAACAACATGCCTTCAAAATAACCACACTACCATCTGTGCTTTTGTGGGCACCAAACTAGTTGTTTAACACTGGTTACTATCGCAATGTAAGAGCTGCAAATCACGAGACGTGAAGGAGACGGTGGCATCCTGGACGCAGGACGCACACAGTCCGTGCATAATAAACCACTCTCCTCTCTTCAAAACGAAAATACCGAATCACATTTCAATATATgatgaaaatgtcaacatgtcaagTAGGCTACAAACTGTGAGAGTGatgactgaacaaaaaaagCTCCGGCTGGAGGTGCAACAACAGTCACTCACTTAGTTCACTTTATCTCCTTCACTCAAGCTCACAACAATATCtgaatatatattaatataatatatcacAGAATTATAGTTCACATATGTTATTAACTGAGCTTAAAGGGAGCTATTTTATGTGAACAACACGCATAAAAGCAGGCCCTGGTTTGTTCACACCTGCGCGTTCTGACGTCCTGGCGTCAGCTTCTAAAAGTTCCATCGTCTCCATGGTGCGcaaagaacacattttttagtTATTATACGAAAAATGGCCCAGTCGCCATCTTTTTCCCCAAATCGTCGACGACAAATTTGCATAATTTGATGCCCTCAAACCAAAATAACAGTGTTTTCAAATCACTACACCTTTATTAATACATTCCACCCCTTTCCCGGGAAAATCCATACATTCTTACCATCTAATATTCATTTTACACCGAGAAAACGtcgtgtgtttgtctgtttcaatcaaatctgtgtttttcaaacAGGTGGACAAATTGTCCATCTCTAAATTCAAGAACTTACATGAATAAAGTCCTAATTTTGTACTGAAACACGTTTTTAAGGATGTCAGGGAGAATAATTAACACATTAGACATCATATTAAAAGATGTCTTACCTGCATAGTGGTTGAACCAGCGTCTGACTCTGGCCAGCAGGTGCTCCTCCACAGGGGGTCCTCCAGAAGCCATTTCTCCAGCAGCAGGTCCCTTTTCCAGTAAAGTTGTCCTCTTGGTTTTTTCCTTGTTCAGGTATCCAACAGCTCGTTTTCCAACAGAAGTTTTCCAAGTGATCAGTTGTCCAGGAGTTTAGCTTCCAGCAGAAAGGTCAACTCGTGTCCAGTCCAAGTTCAAATGGGAAGTTGCAAAGTTCTGCAGCTCCTTTTATCACCTCGGTTCACGTCACCGTTCTGTTTCCATGACTTTGGCTACTGACGCACGCACGTGCACGCGTGTGCGTGATTTACAATAAATTGATGATATCAATTGTTCAATTGTATCAATTATTATTGTGATTTCTGTGTGATTAGTAATGTGTAGATCTTTCATTGCCTCTGTAGACAGAAACTCTTATGCAACTCACAGTGCAGTACGTGAATGCGTCCATATAGGTAATGATGaacacacatttgtttatttattgatatgaatGATGAATTATTGAATGATACATCATGCAAATTGCAGAGGCAAACGCTCTCCGTACTGTCAATAGCTGTATTATGTTTAGCCTACTATGTTtacttttccatttttccagatctgtttattgtgtttttggcGGAGGCGCAAACTCCTGACCTCTCAGATTTGCAACTTTATAGACATGATCGATTCTTGCCAAGAGcctgctgtcaatcacaacTGTTTTGTAGACGATAAATTCACCTTTCAGTAAATCTACCACATATTCCTGCAGCTGACGGTGCTGTCGCCACTGCGTAATTTTACGCACGGTTGACACAGTGGGTATACTAAATTTATCAGGAATCTTCCGACACACATAATGgtaaaaaatgattattcacGCATCTTCCAGCAATATGCAGCTGAAGCAGGTGCTTCTCAGGTCAGGAACAGTAAATTTCAGACGAGAAAAGACTGGAGCACAATGACTGATTTGCGGCCTTTAATAGTGCAAACATAACGTTTCAAAAAGACACTTCTCATGAAGACACAGTAACTAGTGTGGAAACGTTGGTCTGTTTGCAAtattaaaggctgcaaatcaATCAGTGTGCTCGTCTTTTCCCATCTGACACCTAATTGTAAATTAaccttttgtgattttgtgtgagCTGTACAAATGGATAATAAATCCTGCCTATCAGCAGGATGTCTACAAGTTCTCAGttaatgtcagattttgtttCTCATTGAATATTAGAAGAGTCATTATTGCACACTTGTACCCTCATGACTAATTGAATGCAACCTTTTTAAtcaactatttaaaaaaaaacaaataatttagtTAACATGAATAAGGAAGCACATATTTTTAGATGTAGCCCTTTCTAAAATAGGCTAACTTTGTGCACATCTTGTTTACACTGACAAGGGTTTCACTGTCTTCTGAAAGGTAAATTCCTAATCTTCCCCTGAGTGCATATTTGGGAGAAGAACAAGagtttcctctctcctgtcaACTAATTAAACTGTTTATTAATCATTAAACTGAGAGGAGCTGATGTTACAGGAGTGCCAAGTTTTGTTGGTCCCTCCAACTGCTACCCAAAACTCACCCAAACCAACTCTTTAATATGCTCCAGTGTTATTTGTCTACAGGCTGTGTAAAATGGATTACTGATCTTTTGCCTCATCATTTATCTGAACCTTGAGATATCTCAAGGCCAAATGTTCCAAATACTAATCAGATAATGAAAGAGTATGCTGGACATGGGGCTAATGTGAAAAGAACAAGATGGTGATACATCACTAAGAAAAAGTTCAACAAAGCAGAAAGactttgaggtttttttttcatcttcttttagATCAATTTGTCTCTTCTGCTGTCAggaaaatttacattttcaaaacttAGTATTAAATTCAAAAGAATGACTATTAAATGAATAACCGACATGATGATGACATGTACCATTTCAAGTACAGTGAAACAACACTATAGTCTTTATCGGTATTAGgctataattgattaattgtagAGGCTATTTTAATAGAACAAAAATATGGATAAAACATAATAGATTGCTAAAAGCGAcatataaacattataaagaAATTTAACTTAAAGACCACATTTGCTTATTTGATCAGTAgtactactattactaatatCAAGAACTGTCACAACCAAGAAAAGTTACCATTTTGTGTCATAAGAGGCCTGAGTTTTATGgtgtatataaaataatctactttgaataataatctgTCTGATATGGTTTCAATTATAATTCCCTCATTATAATCCTCAAAATATTATCTACTCCTcatccctcattaaaaattccagagtctatgaatatgcaaatatatttcatttcaaaagtttaactactaCATATCTCCTgctttccacatcacacttgtataaattgaatatcggaccttgattggctccaaactagttgtgatgtttcaaatcatgcttgtaggtccaacaattaaaatcacattttgcgCACAGACAAACtatccactttcagcagatgaatgtgaaaacaaccttctagtgtcaaactctgcacatacatcattctgcacaatgaagctctAACATCAAACTTtaggaacaagaagacaaaca of Thunnus thynnus chromosome 12, fThuThy2.1, whole genome shotgun sequence contains these proteins:
- the LOC137193687 gene encoding arginine-glutamic acid dipeptide repeats protein-like, translating into MASGGPPVEEHLLARVRRWFNHYAGGLFWPSNNSAEHPDAERPSEEDRVIDNPPLPSRDQEEEEEIDVVGLYEEDGLQAAEDEVQLGPDDGGGDRDDGRDEDGNAGPPSPPLQQFPPPRFGMDLQHWAPAFPILAPLAVHPAVPFADPFAGGDLIHPAPQPAPQPAPQPAPQPAAHPFLDPFARGDFIHPFLFPAPQPAPHPFPHPFLDPFARGDFIHPFPHPAPQPAPHPAPQLAPHPFLYPFAGGDFIHPFPHPAPQPAPHPFLYPFAGGDFIHPFPQPAPQLAPHPFLHIFPHAFPHPFPLPFPYRFLHPFPHPPPPAAPPAAPEPPVAWHQQERPDEEEEPEIDVVGLDEEDGIEIPELEVFGLGYVENIGPLFLQESDEDDDICSCASCLEEAPSTSGLGSSRRRSREESDEEEAPAKRLRWSDESDED